A genomic region of Mesorhizobium sp. NZP2077 contains the following coding sequences:
- a CDS encoding NAD-dependent succinate-semialdehyde dehydrogenase, translated as MSISNALLARLKDPSLVTDKALIAGEWLSAADGGKSFDITNPSTGDVIATLPDMGRAEAARAVDAAYKAQKDWAKKTAKDRAAILRRLYDLMLANADDLAAILTMEMGKPLAEARGEILYGASYVEWFGEEAKRVYGDTIPGHQQDKRIIVLKQPVGVVAAITPWNFPNAMLARKFAPAVAAGCAVVSKPAAETPLSALSLALLAERAGLPSGVFSVVTSTDSSSIGKEFTENAKVRKLTFTGSTGVGKILMRQGAEQIMKLGLELGGNAPFIVFDDADLDAAVEGAMVSKYRNNGQTCVCANRLYVQAGVYDVFAEKLAAKVAALKVGDGFEDGVNAGPLITQKAVEKVEEHIADALSKGASIMLGGKPADRAGLFFQPTILTGVTSDMKVAREETFGPVAPLFKFESEEEVIEMANNTEFGLASYFYAKDLSKVFRVAEALEYGMVGINTGLISNETAPFGGIKQSGQGREGSKYGLEDYLEIKYLCLSIEG; from the coding sequence GTGAGCATTTCCAACGCTTTGCTTGCACGTTTGAAGGATCCGTCGCTTGTTACTGACAAGGCCTTGATCGCCGGTGAATGGCTGTCGGCGGCCGATGGCGGCAAGTCCTTTGACATAACCAACCCCTCGACCGGTGACGTTATCGCGACCCTGCCGGACATGGGTCGCGCGGAGGCGGCCCGCGCTGTCGATGCCGCCTACAAGGCGCAGAAGGACTGGGCAAAAAAGACGGCCAAGGATAGAGCCGCGATCCTTCGCAGGCTCTACGATCTGATGCTCGCCAATGCCGACGATCTTGCCGCCATCCTGACCATGGAAATGGGCAAGCCGCTGGCCGAAGCCCGCGGAGAAATCCTCTATGGTGCCTCTTATGTCGAATGGTTCGGCGAAGAGGCCAAGCGCGTCTATGGCGATACGATCCCAGGCCACCAGCAGGACAAGCGGATCATCGTCCTCAAGCAGCCGGTTGGCGTCGTCGCGGCGATCACGCCGTGGAATTTCCCAAATGCGATGCTGGCGCGTAAGTTCGCGCCGGCTGTCGCTGCCGGCTGCGCCGTGGTGTCGAAGCCTGCGGCCGAGACGCCGCTTTCGGCGCTGTCGCTGGCGCTGCTGGCGGAACGCGCCGGACTGCCATCCGGCGTCTTCAGCGTCGTCACCTCGACCGATTCCTCGTCCATCGGCAAGGAATTCACCGAGAACGCCAAGGTGCGCAAACTGACCTTCACCGGCTCGACCGGCGTCGGCAAGATCCTGATGCGTCAGGGTGCAGAGCAGATAATGAAACTTGGTCTCGAGCTCGGCGGCAATGCGCCGTTCATCGTTTTCGACGATGCCGATCTCGATGCGGCGGTCGAAGGTGCGATGGTGTCGAAATACCGCAACAACGGCCAGACCTGCGTCTGCGCCAACCGGCTCTACGTGCAGGCTGGCGTCTACGACGTGTTTGCCGAAAAGCTGGCGGCAAAGGTTGCGGCGCTCAAGGTCGGAGACGGTTTCGAGGACGGCGTCAATGCCGGCCCGCTCATCACCCAGAAGGCCGTGGAGAAGGTGGAAGAGCATATCGCCGATGCCCTTTCCAAGGGCGCCAGCATCATGCTGGGCGGCAAGCCCGCCGACCGAGCGGGGTTGTTCTTCCAGCCGACCATCCTGACCGGCGTGACGTCAGACATGAAGGTCGCCCGCGAGGAAACCTTCGGACCGGTTGCGCCGCTGTTCAAGTTCGAGAGCGAGGAAGAGGTGATCGAAATGGCGAACAACACCGAATTCGGGCTTGCCTCCTATTTTTATGCCAAGGACCTGTCGAAGGTGTTCCGCGTCGCCGAGGCGCTCGAATACGGAATGGTCGGCATCAATACCGGCCTGATCTCCAACGAGACGGCGCCTTTCGGCGGCATCAAGCAATCCGGCCAGGGCCGCGAAGGCTCGAAATATGGTCTCGAGGACTATCTGGAGATCAAATATCTTTGCCTCTCGATCGAAGGATGA